From one Luteolibacter sp. SL250 genomic stretch:
- the urtE gene encoding urea ABC transporter ATP-binding subunit UrtE, with amino-acid sequence MSATAIQESLAISNLRVSIGGSAILRGINLSIQPKSVFCLMGRNGVGKSTTLKALTGLYPADAGSFVLDGQDITRMPAASRARAGLGYVPQGRDIFPLLTVEENLFIGVKARGEKIDKSEVDRIYTLFPIIREFLHRKGGMLSGGQQQQLAIGRALLTKPKLLILDEPTEGIQPNIIDQIGDAIKMLREEGRMSILLVEQYLDFCKELGDDFAILERGSVAASGSMDELTDDVVKEFLTV; translated from the coding sequence ATGTCCGCCACCGCCATCCAGGAAAGCCTGGCCATCTCGAACCTCCGGGTCTCCATCGGAGGCAGCGCCATTCTCCGCGGCATCAACCTTTCCATCCAGCCGAAGTCCGTCTTCTGCCTGATGGGGCGCAACGGGGTGGGGAAGTCCACCACGCTCAAGGCCCTGACCGGGCTCTATCCGGCGGACGCAGGCAGCTTCGTTCTGGACGGGCAGGACATCACGCGGATGCCAGCCGCTTCCCGCGCCCGCGCCGGGCTGGGGTATGTGCCACAGGGCCGCGACATCTTCCCCCTCCTCACCGTGGAGGAGAACCTTTTCATCGGTGTGAAGGCGCGCGGTGAGAAGATCGACAAGTCCGAGGTGGACCGGATTTACACCCTCTTCCCCATCATCAGGGAGTTCCTCCACCGCAAGGGGGGCATGCTCTCCGGAGGTCAGCAGCAGCAGCTCGCCATCGGCCGCGCCCTGCTCACGAAGCCGAAGCTCCTCATCCTCGACGAGCCCACCGAGGGCATCCAGCCGAACATCATCGACCAGATCGGCGACGCCATCAAGATGCTCCGGGAAGAGGGGCGCATGAGCATCCTGCTCGTCGAGCAGTACCTGGACTTCTGCAAGGAGCTCGGTGATGACTTCGCCATCCTGGAACGCGGATCCGTGGCCGCTTCGGGTTCCATGGATGAACTCACCGATGATGTGGTGAAGGAGTTCCTCACCGTGTGA
- the urtA gene encoding urea ABC transporter substrate-binding protein, with product MISRIVPAAFAAIALSASAAQAQDTVKVGVLHSLSGTMAISETSLRDVLLFTFDEINANGGVLGKKIEPVVADGASNWPLFAEKAKQLLDQDKVSVTFGCWTSVSRKSVLPVYEEKKGLLFYPVQYEGEEMSPNIFYTAEAVNQQATPAVDYLLAEGKKKFYLLGSDYVYPQTTNLVLLEYLLSKGVPLENIGGGFTKDGSGKIISAGKYTPFGHTDYQQIVSEIKQFCASGDAAIISTLNGDTNVPFFKEYAAAGLTAETAPVVSFSISEDEFRGLPAKQLVGQLGCWTYFQSIKSPANAKFTKDFQAWLQKTDVPGIVKEGRVTCSPMVLSYNGVYLWKAAVEKAGSFDVDKVVAALESGISFDGPGGKVTTQKNHHLTKNVFIGESKADGQFKILKEYKDVVGEPFLKGTFKAK from the coding sequence ATGATCTCCCGAATCGTACCCGCCGCCTTCGCGGCAATCGCCCTCTCCGCCTCCGCCGCCCAGGCACAGGATACCGTCAAGGTCGGCGTCCTCCACTCCCTCTCCGGCACCATGGCGATCAGCGAGACCTCGCTGCGTGACGTGCTGCTCTTCACCTTCGACGAAATCAACGCCAACGGTGGCGTCCTCGGCAAGAAGATCGAGCCGGTGGTCGCGGACGGCGCGTCGAACTGGCCGCTCTTCGCCGAGAAGGCCAAGCAGCTCCTCGACCAGGACAAGGTCTCCGTGACCTTCGGCTGCTGGACCTCCGTTTCCCGGAAGTCCGTCCTGCCCGTCTATGAGGAGAAGAAGGGCCTGCTCTTCTACCCGGTGCAGTACGAGGGCGAGGAGATGTCCCCGAACATTTTCTACACCGCGGAGGCCGTCAACCAGCAAGCCACTCCCGCCGTGGACTACCTGCTCGCGGAAGGTAAGAAGAAATTCTACCTCCTCGGTTCCGACTACGTCTATCCGCAGACCACCAACCTGGTCCTCCTCGAGTATCTCCTCAGCAAGGGAGTGCCGCTTGAGAACATCGGCGGTGGCTTCACCAAGGACGGCTCCGGCAAGATCATCTCCGCCGGCAAGTACACCCCGTTCGGCCACACCGACTACCAGCAGATCGTTTCCGAGATCAAACAGTTCTGCGCCTCCGGTGACGCCGCCATCATCAGCACGCTGAACGGCGACACCAACGTGCCGTTCTTCAAGGAATACGCCGCCGCCGGCCTCACCGCCGAAACCGCTCCCGTCGTCTCCTTCTCCATCTCCGAGGATGAGTTCCGCGGCCTGCCCGCGAAGCAGCTTGTCGGCCAGCTCGGTTGCTGGACCTACTTCCAGTCCATCAAGAGCCCGGCCAACGCAAAGTTCACGAAGGACTTCCAAGCCTGGCTGCAGAAGACCGACGTTCCCGGCATCGTCAAGGAAGGCCGCGTGACCTGCTCCCCGATGGTGCTCTCCTACAACGGCGTCTACCTCTGGAAAGCCGCGGTTGAGAAGGCCGGCAGCTTCGACGTGGACAAGGTTGTCGCCGCCCTCGAGTCCGGCATCTCCTTCGACGGCCCCGGCGGCAAGGTGACCACCCAGAAGAACCACCACCTCACCAAGAACGTGTTCATCGGTGAGTCCAAGGCCGACGGCCAGTTCAAGATCCTCAAGGAATACAAGGACGTTGTCGGTGAGCCCTTCCTGAAGGGAACCTTCAAGGCCAAGTAA
- a CDS encoding TIGR01777 family oxidoreductase yields the protein MAEKRKAAVAGVTGLVGRGLPALLAEQGFSVTGISRGGAGNVPGVDRWQRPEAMDLSGHQAVINLAGEPVNQRWTEERKKRFRDSRVGYTEKLVAAIGRLPEGERPEVLVNASAVGYYGNRGDEFLTEAAGAGDGYLADLCRDWEDAAMAAEDLGVRTVMLRIGLVLGKEGGAYRQLRGIFRMGIGGRLGDGRQWMPWIHIDDLRRGIIHAVVSGTLRGPVNGTAPAPERNADFTRKFTAAMHRPAIFPVPAFALKLAFGEFAQALLDSGRAVPSALVADGFVFRFGTLEDALAGLDG from the coding sequence ATGGCAGAGAAAAGGAAAGCTGCGGTCGCCGGGGTGACGGGTCTTGTCGGGCGTGGTCTTCCCGCGTTGCTGGCGGAGCAGGGCTTTTCCGTCACGGGGATCAGCCGCGGTGGTGCCGGGAATGTTCCGGGCGTGGACCGGTGGCAGAGGCCGGAGGCGATGGACCTTTCCGGCCACCAGGCGGTCATCAACCTGGCGGGCGAGCCCGTGAACCAACGCTGGACGGAAGAGCGGAAGAAACGCTTCCGGGATAGCCGTGTCGGCTACACGGAGAAGCTCGTCGCCGCGATCGGAAGGCTGCCGGAGGGGGAGCGCCCGGAAGTCCTGGTGAACGCCTCGGCCGTGGGCTACTACGGGAACCGCGGGGATGAGTTCCTGACGGAAGCCGCAGGCGCGGGTGACGGCTATCTCGCGGATCTCTGCAGGGATTGGGAGGACGCGGCGATGGCGGCGGAGGATCTGGGGGTGCGGACGGTGATGCTGCGCATCGGGCTGGTTCTGGGAAAAGAGGGCGGGGCTTACCGGCAGTTGCGGGGCATCTTCCGCATGGGCATCGGCGGGCGGCTGGGGGATGGACGGCAATGGATGCCGTGGATCCACATTGACGACCTCCGGCGGGGTATCATCCACGCCGTGGTTTCCGGGACCCTGCGCGGACCGGTGAATGGCACCGCACCGGCGCCCGAAAGGAATGCGGATTTCACCCGGAAATTCACCGCCGCCATGCACCGCCCCGCTATTTTTCCGGTGCCGGCCTTTGCCTTGAAGCTGGCCTTCGGTGAGTTCGCCCAGGCCCTGCTGGACAGCGGGCGGGCGGTGCCTTCCGCGCTGGTGGCGGACGGCTTCGTCTTCCGTTTCGGAACGCTGGAGGATGCCCTCGCAGGGCTGGACGGATAG
- a CDS encoding cation:proton antiporter — translation MFSFLAAGATDVSPLFALLSLVLIFAVLMSLLLAKLKQNFLIGYLICGVIIANAGLLGFIPGQEAEMDKVISHLAELGIILLMFTLGIEFSLAELKHLWRVSLIGGGIQVGTISLVGASIIWASTSFPGAEIIVLAVSVALSSTAVSMKSFQDMGQPNNPSARTALAIALFDDIVVILFLLILPALYGASSDHPVPVEIAKAIGKGVLFLGGALLIGKFGITPLLHAVARTRSRELFTLAVVALCAGIAVLGAALNLSPALGAFAAGVVVSESIYRHRIMADIMPFKDLFLAIFFVSVGLQIDLKIVAGDWMRIVGFSVLILMVKGFVAFNVARIFKLRLRPALLTGAALASSGEFSLVLLAKAADYRPADESIQQLLLSCAALTMATVPLLMRGSGGFGKFLETKFGFDQKKHPQAENLTPSSHIKEISDHAVICGYGPVGQALNEALKRSGVETLIMELNADTVRSLKAKGQPVLFADATHPEALELAGIHRARMVAFTFPSVELTNAAVPLVREHNPGIVIMGRVKFASEIEALRELDIDVIHDEAESAVAMIHSAREIYQRVTLTDREIREIATQ, via the coding sequence GTGTTTTCGTTTTTGGCCGCGGGTGCGACCGATGTCTCGCCTCTTTTCGCGTTGCTCAGCCTGGTGCTGATCTTCGCCGTGCTGATGTCCCTGCTGCTGGCGAAGCTGAAACAGAACTTCCTCATCGGTTACCTGATCTGCGGCGTCATCATCGCGAACGCCGGGCTGCTGGGCTTCATCCCCGGACAGGAGGCGGAGATGGACAAGGTCATCTCCCATCTCGCGGAACTGGGCATCATCCTGCTGATGTTCACCCTCGGCATCGAGTTCTCCCTGGCGGAGCTGAAGCACCTCTGGCGGGTGTCATTGATTGGCGGCGGCATCCAGGTGGGGACCATCTCCCTGGTCGGCGCGTCGATCATCTGGGCGTCCACCTCGTTTCCCGGCGCGGAGATCATCGTGCTGGCGGTGTCGGTGGCGCTCAGCTCCACCGCCGTGTCCATGAAGTCCTTCCAGGACATGGGCCAGCCGAACAACCCCTCCGCGAGGACGGCGCTGGCCATCGCCCTGTTCGATGACATCGTGGTCATTCTCTTCCTGCTCATCCTGCCGGCGCTGTATGGTGCCAGCAGCGACCATCCGGTGCCGGTGGAAATCGCGAAAGCCATCGGCAAGGGCGTGCTCTTCCTCGGCGGCGCGCTGCTCATTGGGAAATTCGGCATCACGCCGCTGCTGCATGCCGTTGCCCGCACCCGCAGCCGGGAGCTGTTCACGCTCGCCGTGGTCGCCCTCTGCGCGGGCATCGCCGTGCTGGGGGCCGCGCTGAACCTTTCTCCCGCGCTCGGCGCCTTCGCCGCCGGGGTGGTCGTCAGCGAGTCCATCTACCGCCACCGCATCATGGCGGACATCATGCCGTTCAAGGACCTGTTCCTTGCCATTTTCTTCGTCTCCGTCGGTCTCCAGATCGACCTGAAGATCGTCGCCGGGGACTGGATGCGGATCGTTGGTTTCAGCGTCCTGATCCTGATGGTGAAAGGCTTCGTCGCCTTCAATGTCGCGCGGATCTTCAAGCTGCGGCTGCGTCCCGCGCTGCTTACCGGCGCCGCCCTGGCCAGCTCCGGTGAGTTTTCCCTCGTCTTGCTGGCAAAGGCGGCGGACTACCGTCCGGCGGATGAGTCCATCCAGCAGCTCCTGCTGAGCTGCGCGGCGCTCACCATGGCCACCGTCCCGCTGCTGATGCGGGGCAGCGGCGGCTTCGGAAAGTTCCTGGAAACGAAGTTCGGGTTCGACCAGAAGAAGCACCCGCAGGCGGAGAACCTCACCCCCTCCAGCCACATCAAGGAAATCTCCGACCACGCCGTGATCTGCGGCTACGGACCGGTCGGGCAGGCGCTCAATGAAGCCCTGAAACGATCCGGCGTCGAGACCCTCATCATGGAGTTGAACGCGGATACCGTCCGTTCGCTGAAAGCGAAGGGTCAGCCGGTGTTGTTCGCGGATGCGACGCACCCGGAAGCCCTCGAGCTTGCCGGAATCCACCGCGCCCGCATGGTCGCCTTCACCTTTCCGTCCGTGGAGTTGACGAACGCCGCGGTGCCGCTTGTCCGCGAGCACAACCCGGGCATCGTCATCATGGGCAGGGTCAAGTTCGCGTCCGAGATCGAGGCCCTGCGGGAACTCGACATCGACGTCATCCATGACGAGGCGGAAAGCGCCGTTGCCATGATCCACTCCGCGCGGGAGATCTACCAGCGTGTGACCCTGACGGACCGGGAGATCCGGGAGATCGCCACACAATAG